The Nitrospira sp. genomic interval TACGAAGCAAGGCCGTACGGATTGGTGTTGGCCTTTTCCTCCCTCGCCTGGCTGTGCTGGCTACAGGCAACGTCCGGTCGATCCCGGAAACTTTCCGTCCCGGGGCTTGCGGCGAGTCTGGCTGCCGCTGTGTGCAGCCACTACTATGCTGTATTTGTGTTTATTCCGCTCGGAGTCGGGGAGCTCGTGCGTTCAGCGGTTCGACGTCGTATAGATTGGCCGATCTGGTATGCAATGCTGGGCGCGTTATCCCCGTTGCTGTTCTTGGCGCCCCTCATTCAACAAGCGAGAACTTATTCCCAAGGGTTTTGGGCTCGGCCGAGTTTGCAGTCGCTCCCGGATGCCTATTCAGCCCTGCTCATGCCGACGCCCTTGCTGGCGCTGGCCGTCTTGATTCTAAGTGGGCTCTATTCCCTCTCGCTTTCAGGGAAGTTGCGCCCTCAGGCTGCCGCCAGTTACTCTCTTGCCCCTCTCCACGAAGGTGTGGTGGCCGCAGGGTTTGTCGCACTCCCGATCATCGCTGTACTGGCGACCATGCTGACGACTGGGGCATTCACGTTTCGGTATGCCTTGCCCGCTGTGCTTGGAGTCAGTGTGCTCGTGGCCGTGGCTATAGCGCGGCTCTTTCAAGGGCATGCTGTTGTGGGGGTCGCGATTCTTCTTTTGTCGTGCGCGGGATTCGGCCTGTTGTCCGCTCGCAACCTGCAAGGTGCGACGGAAGCGTCCTTTGGGAAAGTCTATGAGTTGATCGGACGTGAATCGATTACGAGTTTGCCCGTCGTGGTGTCCGATGCTCATTCGTTCATGATGTTGTCTCACTATGCTCCCCGTGAACTGTCGTCCCGACTGGTTTATCTGGCAGATCCTCAAGCATCGTTGCGGCATCTCGGGCATGACACGGTCGATCGAGGGATTTTGGATCTCAGGCCGTGGTTTGGTTTTCATATCGAAGACTTTTCTCGCTATCTTGAGGCGCACCCGAAGTTCTTTGTGTATCTGAACGGTGGGCGTCACGGGAATCTCACCTGGCTTCTCACAGAGCTGGTATCGGCACCAGTCGCGATTGAATTGCGCGCGAAGGTCGATGATCACTTGTTATTCCTTGTCAGGAGCAAGGCTATCTCGTCGGCCGTATCCTGGGAGTCTCAACCATGATCGGCACTTCTAAGGGTGAATCGCTTCCGTTGGTCTCCGTCGTACTCCCCTGCCTCAATGAGGAGGCAGCCATCGGTGCCTGTCTCCAGAAAATCCGGGACACGTTCGATAAGGCGCAGCTCGATGGCGAAATTGTGGTTTGTGACAATGGATCGACGGACCGATCTGTGGCGATTGCCGAGAGCATGGGCGCCCGAGTCGTGCATCAGCCGGAACGGGGATATGGGAATGCGTACTTGAAGGGGTTTGCGAGCGCCAAGGGCACGTACCTTGTGATGGGCGATGCCGATGATACCTATGACTTTACAATGATCCCCATCTTCCTCAATAAGCTACAAGAGGGCCACGATTTCGTGACCGGGAGTCGCTATCTCGAAGGGGGGCATGCCACGATTCCCTTTCTTCATCGATTCTTCGGGAATCCCTTGCTGACGAGAATTCTGAATGTGTTGTTCAAGACCGCCTACACCGATGTCTATTGCGGCTATCGCGCTTTTAGTCGACGGGCGTACGATCTGATCCAACCGGTCAGCCCCGGTATGGAGTTTAATCTCGAACTGGCCATCAATGCGGGCTTGGCCGGTTTGAAGACGGCTGAGTTGCCGATCCAGCTGGCTGAGCGAAAAGGGGAGTCGAAGCTGCGGACCTTTCGAGACGGCTGGCGAAGTCTCCGTATGATGTTGATTTATTGTCCCAACAAGGTGTTCTTCCTCCCGGGCCTCCTGTCGCTGGCGCTTGGGGTTGCCGCGCATGTTGTCTCCCTGGCCGGTCTCATCCAGTTCAACGGGAAGCCCCTCGGGACCGCGACAGGAATTTTTGGCACGATCTTCAGCGTGGTGGGATTTCAAGTCGTGAGTTTGGGCCTGCACGCCAAGACCTATTCATGGAGTCGTCGCTTCGACAGAAACAATAAGGGACTCGGTGCGTTCTACGACTGGTTTCGCCTTGAGACCGGGCTCTTGCTCGGCGGGGGCATCCTGCTCATCGGGATGGCGCTCCTCGCCTTCCTGGTATGGGAGTGGATACAGTCAGGATTTTTGCCGCTCTCGCGTCCCGAATGGGTATCGCTGGGCGCCACTCTCATCATTATAGGAGGGGGGACGATGTTTTCTTCCCTCTTCATCTCAGCGATGTCCATGAAAAAAACGGAACAGGTCACAACGAAGTAGCAGCGCATGAACGACCTGGTCGAGCGGTCTCATGGGGTTTGAGTTCGTAATGTTTCTCGACAGCCGGGCCACGCATGTGATCGGGGGCGTTAAGATGGGTTGCGCGAAATGATCCCAGCACGGGACATTCGCTTACGTCAAGGAGGAGCAAGAGTGGGAATCACAGGCCAATCGCTTCTCCAGACTCTCGCCATTCGTGAAAAGACACGGGATGAGTATTTTGCGAAACGGGATCCGATCGCGGAGGATCGGCTCCGGTGGCGCGCACAGTCCTTCCGGCATCTGGTTCATCTCCTGCCTGGGCAAACCATCCTTGAATTGGGATGCGGCCAGGGCCTCTTTACGCGGCAGCTCGTACAGGTGACCCACGGTAGAAATCCCCTCACTGCGGTGACATTCGGGTCCTCCTCCGAGAAGCCGGTGGACTGGCCAGGATCGACGGAGTTGATCGGGGCCGAGTCTTTCCCTGGGATGCTGGGAGCTCGTCGATTCGATTTTGTCGTTGCGATGGATATCCTCGACCAACGCAACTGTGCTGCCCTGCTGCAAGAGGTGTACGGGCTGTTAAAGCCCGGCGGGCAGGTGGTGTTTTACGAAAGCAACCCATGGAATGTGGTGTTGAAACTTCGACGCCTCTTTGCCACGCTGCGTGGTCGGTCCGATCCTCGCTCCCTGTTGAGCCGGGGACGATTGTATGAACTTATCTCTGAAGTAGGCTTTATTCGAGTCTTTGCCGTCTTCAACGATTTCGTCTTTGCGCCCCTCTCCCCACGGCTTGTCTGGTTCTTTCGCAATCTTTCGATCATTCTGGAAAATGCGCCGGGCATTCGTACGCTCGCGGGATCGATTCTGGTCCATGCTCAAAAGCCGCCCCGTGTGGTTGAGCGACCGGCGGTGTCGCTGGCCGAGCATCAGGCGCTTCGGCGATCGGTCTCGGTGGTCGTGCCCTGCTTCAACGAAGAGATGAATGTCGAGCCGCTTGTGGCGGGGCTGTGCCGTCATTATGACGACTACCTGCAGGAAATCATCCTCGTCGACGACAACAGTAAGGATGAAACGGCCGCGGTCATCAAGCGGATGGCGGCCGTCGACGGCCGGATACGGCTGGTTTCGCGGGCAGGTCCGAACGGAGTCGGCCGGGCCTTATCCGATGGTTACCGGGCGGCCACGGGACGCTACGTCCTCACCATGGATTGCGATTTTCAACATCTGTTGCCGGAAATAGCGGATCTGTTCGATGAGGCTGTGAAAGGGTATGACGTGGTCGTCGGGAGCCGATTCTCCCGACATAGTGTCCTGCTGAACTATCCATTCGGGAAGATCGTCGCCAACCGGGGGTTTCATCTGATCGCGCAGGTTCTCTTGCTCCGCCGTTTCCGCGACCTCACCAATAATCTGAAGCTGCTTCGCCGCGAAGTCGTGGAGCAGCTCTGCCTTGTGGAGCCCTGGTTCGCGGTGAATGCGGAGACTGGGTTGCAACCTCTGCTGATGGGCTATCAGGTGAAGGAGGTTCCGATTTCCTGGATCAATCGCACGCCGGATATGGGCATGTCCTCGTTCAAGCTGGCCCAGGTGGGATGGGGCTATTGGAGGGTCCTGGGCCGTCTGTGGCTGCGTACCGTGTGTGGCGTGGGGGCCTATCGCGGCCTCGTGGTTCGGGCAGGAGCGCGCCAGACCTGGCGGAGCACCGATGCGGATCAGCTCCGCCCGTTCGGTGAAAACGAGAGAGGCAGATAGAATATGGTGCGGTCTGACGTAAGCAGTCTCCCGACCAGAGTGGTAAGCGACCACGTTCTCCAGCCGGGAGACCGTTTCGTCTACTGGCTGTTGACGGGGTCGGGAGCGGCTGCCATCGCAGCGTTTCTCTTTCTCTGGTTCCAACTCCAGGCCTGGGGAGAACATCCTTTTGTCATGACGGTCTGCTCCGGGCTCCTCGCGGTGCTTCTCCTCAACCATCTCGGACGATGGCTGATTCTTCCCAGCATGAAGCGGCCAAGAGCTGTCTTGCCGAGACCGGGCTGGAAGGTTGCGGTCGTGACCACATATGTGCCGGGGATTGAGCCATTGGATTTGCTGGAACAGACCCTGAAGGCCTTGGTGAACCTCGATTATCCTCACGACACGTGGGTCCTGGATGAGGGAGATGACG includes:
- a CDS encoding glycosyltransferase family 39 protein: MKSADMIAPETSPVFVKAWQWAEDSAEAFRGLCDRRRMWLLAAVSLVYFTATSLLASRKPMWNDELFTYFIAQAPTLSGIWSALLTGADQTPFPFYVLTRWSLGLFGINEWALRLPEVIGVWVAGLCLFHIVARQTEALYGFVAMVFLFVTGANLYSYEARPYGLVLAFSSLAWLCWLQATSGRSRKLSVPGLAASLAAAVCSHYYAVFVFIPLGVGELVRSAVRRRIDWPIWYAMLGALSPLLFLAPLIQQARTYSQGFWARPSLQSLPDAYSALLMPTPLLALAVLILSGLYSLSLSGKLRPQAAASYSLAPLHEGVVAAGFVALPIIAVLATMLTTGAFTFRYALPAVLGVSVLVAVAIARLFQGHAVVGVAILLLSCAGFGLLSARNLQGATEASFGKVYELIGRESITSLPVVVSDAHSFMMLSHYAPRELSSRLVYLADPQASLRHLGHDTVDRGILDLRPWFGFHIEDFSRYLEAHPKFFVYLNGGRHGNLTWLLTELVSAPVAIELRAKVDDHLLFLVRSKAISSAVSWESQP
- a CDS encoding glycosyltransferase family 2 protein, giving the protein MIGTSKGESLPLVSVVLPCLNEEAAIGACLQKIRDTFDKAQLDGEIVVCDNGSTDRSVAIAESMGARVVHQPERGYGNAYLKGFASAKGTYLVMGDADDTYDFTMIPIFLNKLQEGHDFVTGSRYLEGGHATIPFLHRFFGNPLLTRILNVLFKTAYTDVYCGYRAFSRRAYDLIQPVSPGMEFNLELAINAGLAGLKTAELPIQLAERKGESKLRTFRDGWRSLRMMLIYCPNKVFFLPGLLSLALGVAAHVVSLAGLIQFNGKPLGTATGIFGTIFSVVGFQVVSLGLHAKTYSWSRRFDRNNKGLGAFYDWFRLETGLLLGGGILLIGMALLAFLVWEWIQSGFLPLSRPEWVSLGATLIIIGGGTMFSSLFISAMSMKKTEQVTTK
- a CDS encoding glycosyltransferase, giving the protein MGITGQSLLQTLAIREKTRDEYFAKRDPIAEDRLRWRAQSFRHLVHLLPGQTILELGCGQGLFTRQLVQVTHGRNPLTAVTFGSSSEKPVDWPGSTELIGAESFPGMLGARRFDFVVAMDILDQRNCAALLQEVYGLLKPGGQVVFYESNPWNVVLKLRRLFATLRGRSDPRSLLSRGRLYELISEVGFIRVFAVFNDFVFAPLSPRLVWFFRNLSIILENAPGIRTLAGSILVHAQKPPRVVERPAVSLAEHQALRRSVSVVVPCFNEEMNVEPLVAGLCRHYDDYLQEIILVDDNSKDETAAVIKRMAAVDGRIRLVSRAGPNGVGRALSDGYRAATGRYVLTMDCDFQHLLPEIADLFDEAVKGYDVVVGSRFSRHSVLLNYPFGKIVANRGFHLIAQVLLLRRFRDLTNNLKLLRREVVEQLCLVEPWFAVNAETGLQPLLMGYQVKEVPISWINRTPDMGMSSFKLAQVGWGYWRVLGRLWLRTVCGVGAYRGLVVRAGARQTWRSTDADQLRPFGENERGR